The DNA segment ATGATTTATTGATGGTTGCTGGacgtccagtagcaaatatttcatgcatattcaggacgaaagTATGAGATtgggtttgattgccaatgagacaacaacacACCGGAGTATTTAAATTCTACGTTTCAACTACGTTTTGAACAAAAGTGTCCCGTTATTTTGAaaactacttttttttctaGGTTTGTGCTACGTTTCTATCACGTTTTGCTACGTATATTAGCACCTGTAGACCTACGTTTTCACCACGCATTGATACGTTTCGATACGTAGTAAGCACGTTTTGTTGCGATCCGCTAAGCTTTGATACGTATTTACTAGGTTTCTACTTCGTTTCAATTTTCGCTATGTTTGTTGTTGAGTTTTCAAAACTTACGGGGCATGTCTAGTTTTGAACAAAGGATCACTACGTTTCGATAAGCTTCGTTACGTATATTCCCGTTTCGCTAGCTATACGCTTTCAAAACGTAGTTAAACGTAGCTCTTGAAACGTGACAGCGTGACTGGGGCTTAACTTGTACTGTTTTACTACTTTAGGTGATGGTACTGTGGATTTCCATGAATTTCTAACTATGATGTCAAAACAACTGGCGTCACGAGACACAGCTGGTGAAATTCGGGAAGCCTTTAAAGTCTTCGATAAGGATGGAGATGGATTTATTATTGTAGAAGAATTCCGGGAAATCATGGGAAATATGGGAGAAAAAATGACGGAGGAAGAGGTAGACGAGATGATACAGGAGGTCGACATGGACGGAGATGGACGAATTTATTGTGATGGTTATGTAGTTTATTATTACTGAGCTAGTATACACTTTTGTTGAGGAGCaaactaatatttattttcaaaattgagtaATGTAAcgtctatatataaaaaacaaattcagaaCGTATTTTTTAAGTTAATAATTCGACAATAAACAAGATTGCAGCCCAGTGCAGATTTAAtcattatatgttttatgtGACTATAGAGGCTTTTTTTATACTAAGACttaaatgtatgtacatgtatatctattaaaacaaatacatcgaGGGATTCAATTGGCGCAAGCATGTGCATGTGCATAGAGAGGGTGTAAAATGAGCAACTGAATATTTGTTCGAGCAAATTTATTTCttgcttgatatttttttcttgaacaaCAAAAAACGAATATTAATAGAGCAATTTTCTGCATTCATTTCATTAAATAACTAAAactgaaagtaaaaaaatcaaaattttgtctttttcagaATTTGTGAAAATGCTGACAACGAAGTGAATCATCTGAAATGCCATGTTGATATATACTGTTGTGGCATTCACAGCCCAAGCACTAACTTTATAACGATAGACTTATTGTATCAAgtaatgtttataatttaaaagtgtagcaatattttatatgtaatatatgtaatattaatatttttgattttttttaaatgaatttttacaGACAAATTTTGAACTATACCTCAGTGGTATAgcgaaaaaatgttaaaactttcTGAAATTAACAAGcaaaaaacttttatattttccaatgatcggttctttttattttcattttctaattttaatattatgtgTTAACAAAAGTAGGGATAGGTGCATTGTCCATATTGTCTCCCGGTTCCATCGACCATGAACTCAAATACACGCgcatatttaaatcatttattttatattttatatttatacattttcagcaaaatattctaaaatcaagtgagaaaaaaacaaaaaaacaaaaaaaaaagtggggtTTGCCACATCTCTGGAGTAGCAACtctcaaatacttttttatttaacaaataatacctGTATGACTAtttcaatagtttattttacaatgttatg comes from the Mytilus trossulus isolate FHL-02 chromosome 3, PNRI_Mtr1.1.1.hap1, whole genome shotgun sequence genome and includes:
- the LOC134711535 gene encoding calmodulin-like, producing the protein MVDKLTQEQISECRAAFRLFDKDGDGTITTEELAIIMRSLGQNPTDIQLKNIIDEVDTDGDGTVDFHEFLTMMSKQLASRDTAGEIREAFKVFDKDGDGFIIVEEFREIMGNMGEKMTEEEVDEMIQEVDMDGDGRIYCDEFVKMLTTK